The sequence below is a genomic window from Deinococcus depolymerans.
AACCTGACGCTGGAAGACCTCGCGGAACGCGCGGACCTGAACTGGTCGTACATCGCGCAGGTGGAACGGGGCATCCGGAACGTCAGCATCGACAACATGGCGGCCCTCGCGGACGGACTGAACGTGGAGTTGCGGGACCTGCTCTGAGCCTACGGTCCCACCCGGGCCGCGTCGACC
It includes:
- a CDS encoding helix-turn-helix transcriptional regulator, which encodes MPSSRRPPSEARKAFGERVRARRRALNLTLEDLAERADLNWSYIAQVERGIRNVSIDNMAALADGLNVELRDLL